A genomic region of Cannabis sativa cultivar Pink pepper isolate KNU-18-1 chromosome 1, ASM2916894v1, whole genome shotgun sequence contains the following coding sequences:
- the LOC133034121 gene encoding uncharacterized protein LOC133034121 — MLTPKEWLTDDHIDAAMHMLRRRRTDYPLTFPQKGIILSTFVTAMISSAWTSHKGPRKNFKWEEYILDYCTGFHKSQVFERWRGNEFIYFVRTFPRQDTGSQLKWT; from the exons atgctcacaccaaaggaatggcttacagatgac CATATAGATGCAGCAATGCATATGTTGAGGAGGCGACGCACCGACTATCCACTGACATTTCCTCAGAAGGGTATCATTCTCTCCACATTCGTGACCGCCATGATCAGCAGTGCATGGACGAGCCACAAGGGTCCGAGGAAAAACTTTAAATGGGAGGAATATATCCTGGACTACTGCACAGGGTTtcataag tcccaagtctttgagagatggaggggtaacgagtttatttacttcgttcgcACCTTCCCACGGCAAGACACTGGGTCACAGTTGAAGTGGACATAG